In Paenibacillus sonchi, the genomic stretch CGGAAGAAATTGTAACGAAGACTCATCCACAGCACCGAACGTAATAAAGTTATCACGAGCCTGAGCAAGAGTCATGTGGTTGGGTGAACTATAGTGGCTTGGGTCTCTACTTCCATCATCTTCCCAAAAGCATACTGGGCAAATATCGTATTCCCCCTTAGTTGCAAGTGTCTTAAATTCACAACACGGACAGCTATAAAGTTCTTCCGGCAAACCTTCAACCTCCTGATTAGAATCCAGGATTGCTGACACTCTTTTCGATAAATACTCGTTTCTGACCCCAAGATACTTTTTACTTAGAGCCACATGTAGCAATGCACTGTAAACTTCATCCATTACATCATTCTGAGGTTCATCAAATTGAAGTATCTCCGATTGCAATGTTTCCGGCAGCTTATCAAATTCGGGATCGTCTTGATCTATCCCCCACCAATCCATTAAGATTTCTTCACGTTCTTCCTTAGATAAATCTTCAATCGTTGATCGTAAAATAAGAGCTATTGCTTCATCTCTATTCATATTTTCCACCTCAATTATTATCCGCCACCGGGTGACATTGTAAGATCAATTGCAGCTTGGAAAGGATGGTCATCGCAAAAAAGCCGGTTCTCCCGCACTCAAAGCCTATACCCGCGAGTACAGTGAATCAATTTATCCATCATTGTTCATTCCTCATCTCATAGATTTTTTGCAGGGTATGAATGTGCAGCGTTTTTTCATCATCCGTTTCTTGGAGTTTGTCTCCAGACCCTGCGTTCATATACCACTCTACAAGCCTGTACCCGAACATAAGTAAAATCATCTCATAAACGCAGTTATCCGTTATGTGTGAAATATCCGCAGATTCCGAAAAACCCTTGTAATACGCCGGGATACATCTGCGGTAGTATTCAACCATGTGTTCAATATCGGCTTCATCCGCGATAAGACTTGCCATATCTTCACCTAAATAGCCCCACCCGGCGGTATCCCAGTCGATGAGTATGGTTTTACCGTCTGAATAGAATAGGTTTGCTACCCAAAAATTCCTGTGGCACAGCACGATGGGCAGCTTTTCAATACGGTTGAATATTTCGTCTGCGCTTTCATCAATGTCGATGAGCATTTTACATAAGTGTTTCGGGATTTTGCAATCGTCTGAGTGTATATAATCGTACACTCTTTTCCATGACCGGTAATGAAGATAGAAGTTTTTCATATACTCCACTTTGCTCAGGTTGGTCAAATTCTGTAAAA encodes the following:
- a CDS encoding CPCC family cysteine-rich protein, with translation MNRDEAIALILRSTIEDLSKEEREEILMDWWGIDQDDPEFDKLPETLQSEILQFDEPQNDVMDEVYSALLHVALSKKYLGVRNEYLSKRVSAILDSNQEVEGLPEELYSCPCCEFKTLATKGEYDICPVCFWEDDGSRDPSHYSSPNHMTLAQARDNFITFGAVDESSLQFLPLDRLELFSK